The following DNA comes from Lynx canadensis isolate LIC74 chromosome C2, mLynCan4.pri.v2, whole genome shotgun sequence.
GAAGCTcagaaccaattttttttttttttttttttttttttggctcaccTCTAATAATTGAATAAGACCTCATGGAATGAATCGCTATATAGAAGCACACCCTTGGCTTcatgttattttccatttgatCACTTTTCTTGTATTTATCTTTGTGGGCAATCTCATATCcctactatctctctctctctctctctctctcttttttatagGGGGCtgtaattaaataataatcaaaGAGCCCAGCAGGTCCTTGGAAGCAGAGGTCAGGAAATACTGATGATTAGATGTGGTTTCTGGGAGTAAATCTGACTAAAAAGGCATGCTAATTAGTGTGATAGCAGTCCTGGCTGTGTGGCTGAGGGGGGCAGGGATTACAAGTGCGCAGCCCAGCCAGTGTTGGTGATAAATAAGGCCAGGGGAAGGTGTGAGTGGTGAGGTCACTGATGCCCATGTGGGGGCTGGGCTGCATGGAGATCCTATGATCACTGCCTGGCTAGATACTGGAATGTAAAGGTGGGAACTCAGAAGAGAAAGCACTGCTTTAAGGGCAGGTGGAGAATAAGGCACAAAGATGAAGCATGAATGAAACCAAAGCTGCAATTAGGCAGTAAGCCATCACGTTGATTAGGAGTTTTTGGTTGTAAGTAACAAAAATGGACTCTGACAAACttaatggggaggagggagaatttGTGGATGCATTTGGAGTAGCTCACAGgatctaaaaaataaatcccCCAGGTTAATAGGCTTAAAGACAGGGCCCCTCTGAAAGGTTAATGGAGCATCTCTCTAGGGCCCCACTGATGGGAGGAGGAGGCTgcaactgttttctgtttttcagtctgTCTGATGAAGATTCAGACTGTCTGGCACGTACAAGGAGTTCAATACACAtagattgaatgaatgaatggaactTTCATGAAGAGAACACTTAACTTGCTAAGTCTGGGTCCCACATATGCCCcttgggaggagaagaggagtACTTTGGCCAAAGTTCCCATCAAAGCCACAGTCAATGGGGCGGGGTGGTTCAGACACTGTGCCTGAAGAGAGGAAGAACGGAAGGGCAGGCCAACCCCAGAAGGATGCCTGATGCAGGCAGCAGAGAAATGGCTGGTGGACTAGTTGTGGCAGGGGGACATCTCCTTGTCCAGTTAGCTTGTCCCTAATGTCTGGTAGGAAAAACTGTGCAAAAAGACTCCAAGGCTTTGTTCCCAATCTTCTGTCTTTATTCCCACACTCAGTTAGATGTGTCTTGCTAGTATTTATTTAAGAGTTTTGTGTGTATATTAACCAACGCAAAGGACCTATTTCCTCCTCTGAAATCCTCCTCTAGTTATCATCCCCTTAGAATGAGTTGGGGTAAGTATTCACTCTTCTTCTGttctctggaagagtttgtataAGATAGGAATTATTTACCCCTTGAACGTCTGGTAGAAAGCCTGATAAAGCCCTCTGGGCCTGTTGTTTTTCTTatggaaagattttaaatgaCTGCTTCATTTCCTTATAATCATAAGACTGTACAGGCTATTTCTTTGTTTGACAATTaaggcaagtttttttttttttcttcttggaacaaccatttcattaaaaaattttaagtaaattaagtaGAGCGTTTATCTCTGGAGGTTTTTGGGCTCTGTAAAGGGCTCGTGAGtattcattatcttatttaaaatcaTACGAAATAGAAGAGAGCCACCCTTGGACTGATGATGGTGTGTTTTAAATCAAGGATTATGATTAATCCAATTCTGTGCATTTAAGTTCCACTGAGAATGCGTATTTGTTGCAAATATGAGTGAGCCAATCTATCTTGGTGTCCAGGGGTGAATCTGGCAGGCCCCCAGTGACACTGACAAGCTTGGCTGGAAATTGTCCAGATACCCttgacttacattttttttccaaatcctgATCATGGAGGAAGGTCTTGGAAGATTTTGATGCCATGGGCTGGGGTACTGGGCTGACAGCACCCCGGAATGTTAGGCCCCTATTTGTCAGGGATTAGGCAAAGGTCACAGCCAATGTCCAACAGCGTTCCTTTTCCCCATCACAGGGGTCCAAGAAGAGATACTGAAGGAGCATCCTGGAAAAGACTCTGAATTGCAATGAACTAAACAGTGAGCTGAAATTAAGGACAGCCTATGGCATGACTGGCTCCTCTGCCAATGAAATTATTAGGTGACTTATTATATGTCTGGGTCATTACCATGCTAGAAGAATAAGTGGattcaaatgaaaagaatttctgAACAAATGTGGGAAGAAAGGCATTGTTAGCAAGTCTTTGGATGTCATGACTTGTGACAAAGTTTGGAATTAATAATGACACCatgcaaaatggtaaaatttttgCCAGCAAGGAGAGGGTGGAGATGTCGGAACCTGTAAATTTATGCCAGCTGAGCACTCGCTGTGGGGGCGTGTGGCAAATGGATTTACTATTTTGCCAACTCTAGTGAAGTGTTAGAAAATTGCAACAAAATTTTTCCTATGCaaacaattgtttaaaaaaggGTCTTCCCTCAAATAACTGCAATTCATGGTGCTTTCTGGGTAACCACAAACCCAGagactaaattaaaaatactagaaattatttttcttggaatCATGCTGAATATGAAAATGgagattttctttcctccacAACGCCCTCTCTCTTTAATCAGGCTTTCAGTGAGCcaatataacttatttatttttatggggaaaaaggtagagggaagaagggacaggGACTTTTGAGACAGCAGCGGAAGAGAAGTGGGTGGGTCCAGAAATGGAGAGATGAGAAGTCACACAATTAAACTCTACCGCCTTTCTCTGTAAACAGGGATTAAGGGCGTCTGTCCTGACCCGTTCCTAGAGGGGATGCTTGCTACTTGAGAAAGCTGCACACAAAACTCTACTCTGTCCTAGAAATGCCTCATCCTTACACTTTATCAGAACGACAGGGGCAAAAGTTATTTGAACTCACTCAGGGCGTTATGGATTTTTCTGGAAAACGGGGGAAAGTCAAGTTCTTTGAACATTTTCCTATCCTGAAAACCCACGTGAATTAGGTCACTTTTCAAGAGTCCTTGCACTCCTGAGATTCTATAAAACTCACTGAAGAATAATGGCGCAAAcagcaacattttaaatttagaagaGTCCTTTGGCTGAGAGAGGCTACCCAAAATAGCACAAATGTAATTTTGCAGTAACTGTCAAACTTCCAAAAACTTCATCGGGCAGGAGGTAACAGAACACCTCCAGCAGATCCGCGCTCTGTTTACCCGCAGCCCGTGAGCTTCAAGACTCCTAGTGATTCGCTGCTGCTCAGGCAAGGCCTCCAGTAGGGTTCGATCATCTGGGCATCTAACACCCAATCACCGCTGAATTACTGGAGGCTATTATAAGTGTCCCCATTTTACGGATGCAATTGAGGGTATGGCTTAGTCGTCTCTCTTACTCGCAGGAGCGAGcgatttttcatctttttgaaaagaaagcaacTCAAAATGACTTCTTACTTCCAACGACCGTGTTTCCTTTAGTCGAATCATTTGAGCTCCTCTGTAAAAGCAAGAAGCAAGGcaagttgttttgtgtgtgtgtgtgtgtgttttttttttaactgcaaactACAACAACAAAGAGGCACTACTCCCCGACCCTCCACCACCCCGGTTCCCGAGGATGTCAGTCACCCTGGAAGCGTCACCAAGAGCGGAGGTCGGGAGAGCATTTTCGGGGGGCGGCCCGAGCGGCCCTGTCCGTAGGTGGAGTAAAGCGGGAGGCAAGACGCCCCGCCTGCACACTCCTCCCGAAAACTGATGCGTCTTCTTTGACCCGGGGGTCAGAAAGATTTATTACTTCCTCAGTGAGGGAGAAACCCCAGACCAGCTGGAACGCGTGAGCCGGGAGTAGAAAGCCTGCAAGCGGCGCTCGGCGTCCTCGGAGCGCTCCCGGGAGCGGCTGTGTCCCCGGTTCCCGGAGGAGCCGGGCGGTGCAGACGCCGAGGGAAGAGCAGAGTGGGCAGCCGCTGAGGGATTTCTGTTCAAACTTTATCACCAACTCTTTCTGAGAGCAAAAATATGCGGCTGAGCCTGGCAGCGGCAAGGAGACTCCCAAGTTTCTCAGAGCCCCCGACGCCCGATCGCTCCGAACCCCGCGCTCGCGCCCAGGCTTTATGCGCACGGATTGTTACGGCCTCTGCCGTGCGGCTGGCGGCCCGGGCTGAGTCGCCGTGAATCGAGTCCCGCATCTCCAGCCCCCAAGGCGGCGGCGGCTGGAGCCCGACTCTGGGAGGAGGGCGGGCGCGGGACGGGCGGAGGAGGAGGGCAGCGCGGCGAAGGGGAGGAGCCGCAGCGACAGACGGCGGCGCGCACCAACCCGGCGCCGGCTGGCAGGAGCCGCGCAGAGGCTGGCCCGAGCGTGTTGCAGCCGCTCCGCGTAGGGGGAGTCGGGTAGCAGCATCCTCCCGGGCGCCGCTttcgcgcggcggcggcggcggcagcggcgggggCTTTCTCTGCCCGGATACCTCTTTGGCCAGAACTGGTCGGTGTCCGGGGGCGGGCCGACAAGGGAGCGCTGCAGACTCGGGCCCCTTGGCCGATTGTTGTGTGTGTAGGGTCCTCCCCGGCCAGTCGGAGGCTGCGGAGCGGCGGGCGCTGCCGGCAATGCCGGCCCGGGCATCCTCCGAGTGATGGAAGAAGCAGCTGCTGCCGCTGCAGGGTCGCGCTGCGCCCCATCCACCGCCGCCAGAGAGATGGGAAGGTTCGGGGCGCGGAGGCCGAGAGCGAGAAAGGCGGAGCCGCTTTGCCGGGAGCTGGGTCCTGTataagccccctcccccagccggcTTCGCCCCCCAAAGCGAGGAAGGAAGCTGCGGTCTCGAGAGGGCGGCGGAGACGCCGCTGGAGCTGGGCACGCCGGGCTCAGCGGAGCGCAGAGCAGGGTTCCAGGCCCGGTGAAAGTTTCCCTTCTCAAGCCGCAGGGCGCCTGCCGCCCGGAAACTGCCCAGGGCTTGCGCTGCTGAGTCCCGCGGACCCCTCTGAGGCGCGGGGACTCCCGGGGAAGACAGAGAAACCGAGGAACGAGTGACAGCAGGACAGACCACCCGGCCGTGAACCCGGGCGGCTCTGGGGTGCGCCCGCGGCTCCAGGTGAGCGGGGGAGCCTGGCAGACCCGAGGGTGGGCGTTACTTAGGTGGAGGAGGCGGATGGGGAGGAGGATTGGGGCGCATCGGCTTACTCTGCTTCCCCTCGCAGGTCTTTCTCGGAGCCGCTGCCATGGGAGAGCCAGCTTTGGGCGTCGGGGACCAGCCGCCGCTGCTGCCGCGCCTGCCTCGGAGCCGCGGCCCCAGTCCCCGCGCCCGAAGTCGGCCCGCTGCGTCCCCCTCTCGGGCTGCAGGGCCGCCTCCGCCGCGCCGCCGGCCCCGGCTGTGCCTGTGATGAGCCGCAGCCCGCTGCGAGCCCTGCCCCCGGGCGCGCTCCCCCGGTTGCTCCCGGCCGCGCCTGCCGCCGCGCCGCGCGCCCTGCTCCCGCCGTGGCCCCGGCGCCCGGGCCGTCGTTGGCCTGCGTCCCCGCTCGGAATGAAGGTGTTCCGCAGGAAGGCGCTGGTGCTGTGCGCGGGCTACGCGCTGCTGCTGGTGCTCACCATGCTCAACCTCCTGGACTACAAGTGGCACAAGGAGCCGCTGCAGCAGTGCAGCCCCGACGGGCAGCTGGGTGCCGCGGCGGGGGCGGCTGGCGGCGGCTGGGGGCGCCCGGGGCCGCCGCCAGCAGTGCCGCCCCGCGTACACACCCGCCTGGACCCCCGTACGCCGTACCgccctcccgccgccgccgccgccgccgccgccgtcgttGGGGCGGCCCCCGCCGCCGCAGCAGGGGCGGCGGGGGCCGTAGCCCCTCCCCGCAATGGCAGTCGGGGCACCGGGGGTAGCGGAGAGAAGCGGCAGTTGGTGTATGTGTTCACCACGTGGCGCTCGGGCTCATCTTTCTTCGGTGAGCTCTTCAACCAGAACCCCGAGGTGTTCTTTCTGTACGAGCCAGTGTGGCACGTGTGGCAAAAACTGTACCCAGGGGACGCTGTTTCCCTGCAAGGGGCTGCGCGGGACATGCTGAGCGCTCTGTATCGCTGCGACCTCTCCGTCTTCCAGCTGTACAGCCCCGCGGGCAGCGGGGGGCGCAACCTCACCACGCTGGGCATTTTTGGTGCGGCCACCAACAAAGTGGTGTGCTCCTCGCCACTCTGCCCCGCCTACCGCAAGGAGGTCGTGGGGCTGGTGGACGATCGTGTGTGCAAGAAGTGCCCACCGCAGCGCCTGGCGCGCTTTGAGGAGGAGTGCCGCAAGTATCGCACGCTGGTCATCAAGGGCGTGCGTGTCTTCGACGTGGCCGTGTTGGCGCCGCTGCTGCGCGACCCTGCCCTAGACCTCAAGGTCATCCACCTAGTGCGCGATCCTCGTGCTGTGGCCAGCTCACGCATCCGCTCGCGCCACGGTCTTATCCGCGAGA
Coding sequences within:
- the CHST2 gene encoding carbohydrate sulfotransferase 2 is translated as MSRSPLRALPPGALPRLLPAAPAAAPRALLPPWPRRPGRRWPASPLGMKVFRRKALVLCAGYALLLVLTMLNLLDYKWHKEPLQQCSPDGQLGAAAGAAGGGWGRPGPPPAVPPRVHTRLDPRTPYRPPAAAAAAAAVVGAAPAAAAGAAGAVAPPRNGSRGTGGSGEKRQLVYVFTTWRSGSSFFGELFNQNPEVFFLYEPVWHVWQKLYPGDAVSLQGAARDMLSALYRCDLSVFQLYSPAGSGGRNLTTLGIFGAATNKVVCSSPLCPAYRKEVVGLVDDRVCKKCPPQRLARFEEECRKYRTLVIKGVRVFDVAVLAPLLRDPALDLKVIHLVRDPRAVASSRIRSRHGLIRESLQVVRSRDPRAHRMPFLEAAGHKLGVKKEGVGGPADYHALGAMEVICNSMAKTLQTALQPPDWLQGHYLVVRYEDLVGDPVKTLRRVYDFVGLLVSPEMEQFALNMTSGSGSSSKPFVVSARNATQAANAWRTALTFQQIKQVEEFCYQPMAVLGYERVNSPEEVKDLSKTLLRKPRL